DNA from Agarivorans sp. Alg241-V36:
GTATTAGGAAGCAAAGTGTCCTTGGTTGATTCAGGGGCGGCGATTGCTAACCGCGTTAATAGTCTATTGTTGGATAGTGAAGCTCTAGCTTCAGGGCAAAAAAAAGCGGAGGCTCATGCTTACTGCACAATGCACTCCGCTAATTCTACTTTGTTAAACCAGCTACAGTCTTATCAACTAAGTAGCTTACAACTATTTACCTAGGCTTCTTTACGCTCATTAGCTTCACGAACCTTTAAGGTGCGTTGCTGAAACTCTTGTTCGTTTAATGCATCAACTGCTTTAGGTGCATCTTTAGCAGCCATTTCTACAAAACCGAAGCCACGGCGCTTACCGGTTTGCTTATCTTTTAATAAACGAACTGATACTACTTGGCCGTAATCAGAGAATAATTTGCGAATGGCTGACTCGTTTGCACGGTAAGGCAGGTTGCCAACGTACAAGGTTTGGGTTTCTACGCCTTCAGATGATTCGCTGCTTGATGAACCTTCTTGCTGTTCTTCGCTAGACGCTCCGTTAGAGCTCAACAATACGATAGCGCCACCAACAATTACTGCAATAGAAAGGTATAAAGGCTGTAGCGGCTGGACTGCGCCAGCTACAAAATAGGCAGCAACGGCTACCGCTATAAGTATGACGACAGATAAACTGGAATTTTTCATAATAAATTCAATGCTCAATGTATTCAGAATAATGGAAAGCAACTTTTTAACAAAATTGCGACATCATGTTAGCCAGCTTTTTGCGGATAAGCTAGAAAATGTACAATTTCTCTATCAGAAATTTGCTAAATGACACAATTACTTTTAATTCATAGGCTTGTTTAGGGCCTAATGGCTGTTTCTGTGGATAAGTTTGTGGGTATTTTGTGGCTTACTTGGGGGTTAATTATCGATTCAAAATTAATTGTGATTTTCTTCAAAAAACGCTTGCGTGCAGGGAATCGATCCCTA
Protein-coding regions in this window:
- a CDS encoding RNA-binding protein translates to MKNSSLSVVILIAVAVAAYFVAGAVQPLQPLYLSIAVIVGGAIVLLSSNGASSEEQQEGSSSSESSEGVETQTLYVGNLPYRANESAIRKLFSDYGQVVSVRLLKDKQTGKRRGFGFVEMAAKDAPKAVDALNEQEFQQRTLKVREANERKEA